In Treponema denticola, one genomic interval encodes:
- a CDS encoding pyridoxamine 5'-phosphate oxidase family protein: MERKLSINDIAAYLDEIGLQYMATIGLDGKPKVRPVQYMILRDDKLWFCTNSEKAMYAELQKSPFMDLCGSRLQKDEITTAWIRFSAEVVFPAESEEIRGIKKAIMQKSKIVRELYHNNQEHPLFKVFYLKNICGSLNNLGHVKGLEERNDFSKPIEFSFQ, encoded by the coding sequence ATGGAAAGGAAACTAAGTATAAACGATATCGCAGCATATCTTGATGAAATAGGCTTACAGTATATGGCTACAATCGGGCTTGACGGAAAGCCGAAAGTGCGTCCGGTTCAGTATATGATTTTGCGTGATGATAAATTATGGTTCTGTACAAACAGCGAAAAGGCGATGTATGCGGAATTGCAAAAATCGCCGTTTATGGATTTGTGCGGAAGCCGTCTGCAGAAAGATGAAATTACAACAGCGTGGATTCGGTTCAGTGCAGAAGTTGTATTTCCGGCAGAAAGTGAAGAAATCCGCGGGATTAAAAAGGCAATAATGCAAAAAAGCAAGATTGTTCGAGAACTTTATCATAACAACCAAGAACATCCATTGTTCAAAGTTTTTTATTTGAAGAATATCTGCGGTTCACTGAATAATCTTGGTCATGTAAAAGGTTTGGAAGAGCGAAATGATTTTTCAAAGCCGATAGAGTTTTCTTTTCAGTAG
- a CDS encoding protein-ADP-ribose hydrolase, giving the protein MTQTERRRFLIEYLLAENSQYRGVQIPESETEQKYLLRSLVNVRHAVPASEEFLHIEDEYLQEEIKLRGITDITDLVPACDDLYIWRGDITTLKVDAIVNAANSGMTGCWQPCHYCIDNCIHTFAGIRLRAACDSIIKKQGHEEPTGQAKITPAFNLPCKFVLHTVGPIVEGQLTQTDCDLLSSCYKSCLHLSHDKGLRSIAFCCISTGVFGFPQEEAAQIAAAAVREWKEKNEKSGSSPNMTGHTGGMKVVFNVFTEKDEEIYRGLFSGAKNKGTFV; this is encoded by the coding sequence ATGACACAGACAGAGCGGAGGCGTTTTTTGATTGAATATCTTCTCGCAGAAAATTCACAATATAGAGGAGTGCAGATTCCTGAAAGTGAAACAGAGCAAAAATATCTTCTTCGCTCACTTGTGAATGTGCGTCATGCCGTTCCTGCAAGTGAAGAGTTTTTGCATATTGAAGATGAGTATTTGCAGGAAGAAATTAAATTGCGCGGAATTACCGACATAACGGATTTGGTTCCGGCCTGTGATGATCTTTACATTTGGCGAGGCGACATCACTACACTCAAAGTTGACGCAATCGTGAACGCAGCGAACAGCGGAATGACAGGCTGCTGGCAGCCCTGCCACTATTGTATCGACAACTGCATACACACCTTTGCAGGAATCAGGCTCCGTGCCGCCTGCGATTCGATTATAAAAAAGCAAGGGCATGAAGAGCCGACGGGACAAGCAAAAATTACTCCTGCATTTAATCTGCCGTGTAAGTTTGTGCTTCATACTGTCGGCCCAATTGTGGAAGGACAGCTTACCCAAACTGATTGCGATTTGCTTTCTTCATGCTATAAATCTTGTCTTCATTTGTCGCATGATAAGGGCCTTAGGTCGATAGCCTTTTGCTGTATTTCAACAGGCGTTTTCGGTTTTCCGCAGGAAGAGGCAGCACAAATTGCGGCCGCTGCCGTCAGGGAATGGAAAGAAAAAAACGAGAAATCCGGCTCAAGCCCCAACATGACAGGCCATACCGGCGGAATGAAGGTTGTGTTTAATGTGTTCACTGAAAAAGAT